A section of the Clostridium omnivorum genome encodes:
- a CDS encoding competence/damage-inducible protein A, whose amino-acid sequence MKAEIMAVGTEVLMGDIVNTNAQYIARRLADLGIGVYYHSAVGDNSARLKDSLALGFSRVELIIATGGLGPTKDDLTKETAAAYFNRKLILHEESYLMLTQYFEKQGREVSENNKKQAYMPEGSVVLPNPNGTAPGCILKEGDKILVLLPGPPREMKPMFENYVVPYLEKYQDSILVSKVLRICGIGEGHMVEKIAHIIDNQSNPTVAPYAKEGEVTLRITAKAENMVEAKRLIEPMEREIRNILGEDIYAVGETTLEDVVGELLVNKKLTISTAESCTGGMLSGRLINYPGISASYLEGVVTYSNEAKMKYLGVKEETLDSFGAVSEETAREMAEGIAKAAGTDIGVSVTGIAGPGGGTEDKPVGLVYVGLYIRGKVEVKKLNLSGDRQKVRNRTVVTVLDWIRREISKL is encoded by the coding sequence ATGAAAGCTGAAATAATGGCAGTAGGGACAGAAGTATTAATGGGCGATATTGTAAATACCAATGCTCAGTACATAGCAAGAAGGCTAGCAGATTTAGGAATTGGTGTTTATTATCATTCCGCAGTAGGGGACAATTCAGCCAGACTTAAAGATTCCCTTGCACTTGGATTTAGCAGGGTGGAACTTATTATAGCAACTGGAGGACTTGGGCCTACAAAGGATGACCTTACAAAGGAAACAGCTGCGGCGTATTTTAATCGAAAACTTATTTTACACGAAGAATCATATCTTATGTTAACACAGTATTTTGAAAAACAAGGCAGAGAAGTTAGTGAAAATAATAAAAAACAAGCTTATATGCCAGAAGGTTCGGTTGTTTTACCTAACCCAAATGGTACTGCACCAGGATGTATTCTTAAGGAAGGCGATAAGATTTTAGTGCTTTTACCTGGACCACCAAGAGAAATGAAGCCTATGTTCGAAAATTATGTAGTACCCTATCTTGAAAAATACCAAGATAGTATTCTAGTATCTAAAGTGTTAAGGATATGTGGTATTGGTGAAGGGCACATGGTAGAAAAAATTGCCCATATAATTGATAATCAAAGTAATCCTACTGTAGCTCCTTATGCTAAAGAAGGCGAGGTTACTTTAAGAATTACTGCTAAGGCTGAAAATATGGTAGAAGCAAAAAGGCTTATTGAACCTATGGAAAGAGAAATAAGAAATATATTGGGTGAGGATATATATGCAGTAGGTGAAACTACACTTGAAGATGTAGTAGGCGAACTTTTAGTGAATAAAAAACTTACAATTTCTACTGCAGAATCCTGTACGGGAGGGATGCTATCTGGTAGGCTTATTAATTATCCTGGAATATCTGCATCCTATCTTGAAGGTGTTGTAACCTACAGCAATGAAGCTAAAATGAAATACCTAGGCGTAAAAGAAGAAACTCTGGATAGCTTTGGTGCAGTGAGTGAGGAAACAGCAAGAGAAATGGCAGAAGGCATAGCAAAAGCCGCAGGGACGGACATAGGTGTTTCTGTAACTGGAATAGCTGGACCAGGAGGAGGAACAGAAGATAAGCCTGTAGGTTTAGTTTATGTTGGACTTTATATTAGAGGAAAAGTGGAAGTTAAAAAGTTAAATCTTAGTGGAGATAGACAAAAGGTAAGAAATAGAACAGTTGTAACTGTATTGGACTGGATTAGAAGAGAAATTAGCAAGCTTTAA